A single genomic interval of Bacteroidota bacterium harbors:
- a CDS encoding VCBS repeat-containing protein, with protein MKKILFALAITVYSAISFAQTFSNITTNSMVVSLPGTTCLVVVRANASPAGPVDGFINYTANPSFGAGSSTGTGSYVVFKGSGGSVNITGLTINTSYTVGIYTYTYNVFTGYNYSYYWGGSHYTLTNEPTTKPTSLVVSNINPTSVKVSWTAGNGAYRIGTVKQAVSNTHLPVDGTVYTASTTYGSGNLVGSAYAVYNSSGTTVTILNLSPATTYAFSLFEYNGLGGSNNYLTSAYGTATFTTPAAEPTAPANGLVFSNVTANSMTVSWANGDGATRLVGIKQNFGNKTAIEVNGTNHVDVAHKPALNMGTGSFTAEAWFKTSVSGVTQQIIGKSDAAAAYGVGFKLQLTTQNRLYYEVTGGAGGSGNSCYGTAPTKITDGGWHHAALVVDRISGTTCTVYLDGEVEHTASNALANGSIDNSINLKIGASYSSSVTTTNYFTGQLDEVRLWNVARTQSNIKSNLFDNVVPSNINLIGLWRFNDGDISTSVAVNLSNTTGINGKLVNFTDTTSAISFSKPAGGWVVSGSGNTAPVDQTGYTANANFGSGTQIAGQYYVVYMGSNNSVNIYGLTPATNYNVYVFEYNGSGITANYLTSVHAIGNKTTATAEPTIPPSNLVFSAITNNSVTATFTSGNGTNRLVSVRAGKEQTALAFDGVNDSVAVPHNSTLNAFPLTITTWVKTTQKTYGFIGLANKYMLGSWNGYMLYLDGGSVHGFYGKDPSNYTWLSSNYNDSVADGKWHHIAYVVDYSSSKMYIDGVLRSSSPWYGSSGPCTTTKKFTLGSMAGGNLYNGQLDEVSIWGYAMASSTINSYMTRSLYGNESNLLGYWKLDEGASSSSSVITNSSLNTLSNGTLYNFASTTAASNFTNTSGWVYSGALVNLPLDQTAYGYYASSTFTYGSIIGNKYYAVYNAAGNSVTVTGLSPNTTYNFDVFEYNGTYPNENYLTSSYLTGNVTTSPIGIPTIASFTPASGTVGTTVTLTGTNYNTTASLNTVYFGATKATVLSATANQLVVIVPNGASFKPISVTANNLTGYSAQPFVVTQNCPGAINLSSYNLTNSLTSYGNVTAQTLADFDNDGLVDILTVDTSSYYISTFRNTSVGGNISFGSRVLMYIKYRPSAITVNDFDGDGVLDIAVTNKSMNSISLIKGYGYSGAIYFYPPLEYNTLVAPISLATGDIDLDGKPDIIVGYTNDSISVFRNTSSNSYLSLAPRVDKALPAGTISGRVAVADIDGDALSQSDIVVACSGSTNQLSVFRNTSTSGNVTLAARVDYNPSASGAINAIAIGKINNDTKADICIGHGTSGVSVVRNNSTAGVITLASGVTLTGLANTPGDIAINDLDGDTYPDLTIGYNTASVGSRLSVFENTSVSGFTFNSKVDYTIPGVNPTPSITVADLNNDGKSDIVAGSGTTNISVFNNEMNGTLSGEPSTPASNHSSSVTTTTATLNWTNGNGSNRIVIVRPYNAPAIAPFDGIDYSTISSVYGSGQNLGGGNYAVYKGTGTSVTVTGLNSYTLYYYNIYEFNGSGCDINYLTAGISWKNFVTNNIAPTIAAIPNPASICQNAGLQTINLTGITDGGEGNQNISINANSSNTSLISSVTVNYTSPASTSTLTYTPTAGQYGTSTITVNVIDNAINNTTKTITFTVTVNQPPPAAVAGANQLTLCSNTATLGATNPGSPFTGAWTFLYKGASPAAITTPSSPTSTVTGINVGDSLRMRWTVSSGACTPTTSDVSIKRISCALSADFTADKTSVCAGSVVNFQDLSATASGTLTNWAWNFGDPGSGANNTSTLQTPSHTFNTVGTYTVSLTVTNSFTTTSSVTKNAFITVTGVPNAATTITGVSPVCAGSSNVLYTHSAAISGADKYAWTLPTGATITSGDSTSSIYVNFGTNAVTGNITVAGKNMCGLGTSSSFPVTVKPIPDPAGVITGITNACEGAVGVIYTVPTINNATGYTWDVSSMGAVIASGQGTNSITVNFPVSVAVSGDITVYGTNGNGCGDGTAAILHVNVNSVPGAAGSISGPATITSCPLVNGAIYSIPLVNGATSYTWTVPAGVNITAGSTSNSITVNYTSNAVSGNITVNGVNSCGNGAISTLPIDVQGTVQQSICLVTVDSTSNYNIVTWQKPLIANIDSFIIYREVAGLGYTRVGSQKYGVSSEFADSVYVPKADPNTTNFRYKVTVHDSCGNEGDINLTNYHGSIFLQTNLGVANAINMSWIQYSGATVNMYRIMRDTTGTGLNFKAIDSVPGSNSVYTDYPPVTSTQVAYKLETIWNLTCSAPNLKTAAIVKSVSNIKNVSLTVTGITESALDKEITVYPNPAKGLLNVDYPNVKQQYTFTIHNMVGQVMTEIRSEDISPGQYKRTQQIDISNLPAGVYMLNISLPDVRLIKKLVIN; from the coding sequence ATGAAAAAAATATTATTTGCACTTGCCATCACAGTTTATTCTGCAATATCTTTTGCTCAAACCTTCAGCAATATCACAACCAACTCAATGGTCGTTTCCCTCCCGGGCACAACCTGCCTTGTGGTTGTGAGAGCAAATGCATCACCCGCCGGACCTGTTGATGGTTTTATAAATTATACCGCAAATCCTTCTTTCGGAGCGGGCTCCAGTACCGGAACAGGAAGTTATGTGGTTTTTAAAGGCAGCGGTGGCTCTGTAAACATTACAGGATTAACGATCAATACTTCATATACTGTAGGCATATACACTTACACTTATAATGTATTTACCGGATACAATTATTCATATTACTGGGGAGGCAGCCATTACACATTAACCAATGAGCCAACAACAAAACCAACTTCATTGGTTGTGTCCAATATTAATCCTACATCTGTCAAGGTATCCTGGACTGCGGGCAACGGAGCTTATCGCATCGGAACTGTTAAACAGGCTGTCAGCAACACTCATCTTCCGGTTGATGGTACCGTTTACACTGCATCTACTACCTACGGAAGCGGTAACCTGGTTGGTTCTGCCTATGCAGTATACAATAGCTCCGGCACCACCGTAACTATTCTTAATTTGTCGCCGGCAACCACATATGCCTTTTCATTATTTGAATATAACGGCTTGGGCGGGTCCAATAATTATCTTACATCTGCATATGGCACTGCAACATTTACCACACCTGCCGCCGAACCCACAGCTCCCGCAAACGGCCTTGTATTCAGCAATGTTACTGCAAATTCCATGACCGTCAGCTGGGCAAACGGAGACGGGGCAACACGCCTGGTAGGTATCAAGCAAAATTTCGGGAACAAAACCGCGATCGAGGTAAACGGAACAAACCATGTTGATGTGGCGCATAAACCTGCTTTGAATATGGGCACCGGCTCGTTTACAGCTGAGGCCTGGTTTAAAACATCTGTAAGCGGTGTTACTCAACAGATCATTGGAAAAAGTGATGCCGCTGCAGCATATGGGGTTGGCTTTAAACTTCAACTTACAACACAAAACAGGTTATACTATGAAGTTACCGGTGGAGCCGGAGGAAGCGGCAATTCCTGTTATGGCACTGCACCAACAAAAATAACTGATGGCGGCTGGCACCACGCGGCCCTTGTGGTTGATCGCATAAGCGGCACCACCTGCACAGTATATCTTGACGGAGAAGTTGAACACACCGCCAGCAACGCCCTGGCAAATGGCTCCATCGATAATTCCATTAACCTTAAAATAGGAGCATCTTATTCATCTTCAGTAACAACCACAAATTATTTTACCGGACAATTGGATGAGGTTCGCCTGTGGAACGTCGCAAGAACACAATCGAATATTAAAAGCAATTTGTTTGATAATGTTGTTCCGTCAAATATAAACCTGATAGGCTTATGGAGATTTAATGACGGCGATATAAGCACATCCGTTGCTGTGAATCTTTCAAATACAACTGGCATCAATGGTAAACTGGTAAACTTTACTGATACAACCAGCGCTATATCCTTTTCAAAACCAGCCGGAGGATGGGTAGTATCAGGCTCAGGAAATACGGCACCTGTTGACCAAACGGGTTATACAGCAAACGCTAACTTTGGCAGCGGAACTCAGATCGCGGGTCAATATTATGTGGTGTACATGGGCTCCAATAACTCTGTAAATATTTACGGACTTACGCCTGCAACAAATTATAATGTATATGTTTTCGAATACAACGGGTCAGGCATTACTGCTAATTACCTTACATCAGTACATGCGATCGGCAATAAGACAACAGCCACAGCTGAACCTACAATTCCTCCATCAAATCTGGTATTCAGCGCAATTACCAATAATTCAGTTACAGCAACTTTCACTTCTGGTAATGGCACTAATAGACTTGTTTCAGTCAGGGCTGGCAAAGAACAAACCGCCCTTGCTTTTGACGGGGTAAACGACAGTGTTGCTGTTCCGCATAATTCAACCTTAAATGCTTTCCCTTTAACCATTACCACATGGGTTAAAACCACCCAAAAAACCTATGGCTTCATAGGCCTTGCTAACAAATACATGTTGGGATCCTGGAACGGATATATGCTTTACCTTGATGGCGGATCTGTGCATGGTTTCTACGGAAAAGATCCTTCCAACTATACCTGGCTCAGCAGCAATTACAATGATTCCGTTGCCGATGGCAAATGGCATCATATTGCTTACGTGGTTGATTACAGCAGCAGTAAAATGTATATCGATGGGGTTTTACGATCGTCTTCGCCATGGTATGGTTCTTCAGGGCCATGTACAACAACCAAGAAGTTTACACTTGGAAGTATGGCCGGCGGCAATCTATACAACGGTCAGCTGGATGAGGTTTCTATCTGGGGTTACGCAATGGCATCTTCTACCATTAACAGTTATATGACCCGTTCATTATATGGGAATGAAAGCAATCTTTTAGGTTATTGGAAACTGGATGAAGGAGCTTCATCTTCCAGTTCAGTTATTACCAACTCATCCCTGAACACATTAAGCAACGGTACTTTATATAATTTCGCATCGACAACTGCCGCGAGCAACTTTACAAACACAAGCGGATGGGTATATTCCGGGGCTTTGGTCAATCTCCCTCTTGATCAAACCGCCTACGGCTATTATGCCAGTTCAACATTCACTTACGGCTCTATAATTGGCAACAAATACTATGCTGTATACAATGCTGCAGGTAATTCGGTTACTGTAACAGGACTTAGTCCAAATACAACTTATAATTTTGATGTATTTGAGTATAATGGCACTTATCCGAACGAAAATTATTTAACATCAAGTTATTTAACTGGTAATGTTACTACCTCTCCTATTGGAATCCCTACCATAGCATCGTTTACTCCGGCAAGCGGTACCGTGGGTACGACAGTAACACTTACAGGTACAAATTACAACACCACTGCTTCGCTTAACACTGTATATTTTGGAGCTACAAAGGCAACTGTGCTAAGCGCAACAGCGAATCAACTGGTTGTTATTGTACCGAATGGCGCATCCTTCAAACCGATCTCAGTTACAGCAAATAATCTTACCGGATATTCCGCTCAGCCTTTTGTAGTCACTCAAAATTGTCCTGGTGCCATCAACTTATCATCATACAACCTGACCAATTCACTTACATCCTATGGCAATGTTACAGCCCAAACCCTTGCAGACTTTGATAACGATGGATTGGTTGACATACTTACCGTTGACACAAGCAGCTATTATATCTCCACTTTCCGTAATACAAGCGTAGGTGGAAACATCTCATTTGGCTCACGTGTCTTAATGTATATTAAATACAGGCCTTCTGCTATAACCGTGAATGATTTTGACGGAGATGGAGTATTGGATATTGCCGTAACCAATAAATCCATGAATTCTATTTCGCTTATTAAAGGGTACGGATATTCCGGCGCTATTTATTTTTACCCTCCGCTTGAATATAATACACTCGTGGCCCCGATCTCTCTTGCCACAGGCGATATTGACCTGGATGGAAAACCTGATATTATTGTAGGCTATACCAACGACAGCATATCTGTTTTCCGGAATACAAGCTCTAACAGCTATTTAAGTCTTGCCCCGAGAGTTGACAAAGCGCTTCCTGCAGGAACCATTTCCGGGAGAGTAGCTGTTGCCGACATTGACGGCGATGCATTATCTCAATCAGATATTGTTGTTGCCTGCTCGGGCAGCACCAATCAATTATCCGTATTCAGGAATACAAGTACCAGCGGCAACGTTACGCTTGCTGCCCGTGTAGATTATAATCCATCGGCCTCGGGCGCCATTAATGCCATTGCTATCGGAAAAATAAACAATGATACAAAAGCTGACATTTGTATCGGCCATGGCACCAGCGGTGTTTCAGTGGTACGCAATAACTCCACAGCGGGAGTAATAACACTCGCTTCCGGCGTAACCCTCACAGGTTTAGCCAACACGCCGGGCGATATTGCAATTAACGATCTTGATGGAGATACTTATCCGGATCTTACAATAGGTTACAACACTGCCAGTGTAGGTTCAAGGCTCTCTGTTTTTGAGAATACATCTGTTTCAGGCTTTACCTTTAACTCAAAAGTTGATTATACCATTCCGGGTGTTAACCCTACTCCTTCTATAACTGTGGCCGATCTTAATAATGATGGAAAAAGCGATATTGTTGCCGGATCGGGAACAACAAACATTTCTGTATTTAATAACGAAATGAACGGAACTCTTTCTGGGGAACCAAGCACACCTGCTTCCAATCATTCATCCTCTGTAACCACGACCACGGCAACGCTTAACTGGACAAATGGAAATGGCTCTAACCGGATTGTAATTGTCAGACCATATAATGCTCCGGCAATAGCTCCGTTTGACGGGATCGATTATTCAACGATTAGTTCAGTATATGGCAGCGGACAAAATTTAGGTGGCGGAAACTATGCCGTTTATAAAGGTACAGGGACTAGTGTTACCGTTACCGGATTAAATTCTTATACGTTATATTATTATAATATTTATGAATTCAATGGTTCGGGTTGTGATATTAATTATTTAACTGCGGGTATAAGCTGGAAAAACTTTGTTACAAATAACATAGCTCCTACAATAGCAGCTATACCTAATCCTGCAAGCATTTGTCAGAACGCAGGTCTTCAAACAATTAATTTAACGGGCATTACAGATGGAGGCGAAGGCAATCAAAACATATCGATTAATGCAAACTCAAGTAACACTTCTTTGATTTCTTCTGTTACAGTCAACTACACAAGCCCTGCTTCTACCAGTACGCTGACCTATACACCAACTGCCGGTCAATATGGCACTTCAACAATAACAGTTAATGTAATTGATAATGCGATTAACAATACCACAAAAACAATAACATTTACCGTTACTGTTAATCAACCTCCTCCTGCTGCAGTTGCCGGAGCTAACCAACTTACATTATGCAGCAACACTGCTACGTTAGGTGCCACTAATCCGGGATCACCATTTACAGGTGCATGGACCTTCTTATATAAAGGCGCTTCACCGGCAGCTATTACAACACCTTCCAGTCCTACATCCACTGTAACAGGTATTAACGTTGGAGATTCTCTGCGCATGCGCTGGACTGTAAGCAGCGGTGCCTGCACACCAACAACAAGCGATGTAAGCATTAAACGTATAAGCTGCGCTTTAAGTGCGGACTTCACCGCGGACAAAACAAGCGTCTGCGCGGGTTCGGTTGTAAACTTCCAGGATCTGTCGGCTACCGCTTCAGGCACACTTACCAACTGGGCATGGAATTTCGGAGACCCTGGATCAGGAGCAAACAACACTTCCACTTTACAAACTCCTTCACATACATTCAATACTGTAGGTACTTATACTGTATCCCTTACAGTTACAAACAGTTTCACTACCACATCATCGGTTACCAAAAATGCGTTCATCACTGTAACAGGTGTACCAAACGCGGCAACTACTATAACAGGAGTATCGCCTGTATGCGCAGGCTCATCCAATGTATTGTATACGCACAGCGCCGCAATTTCAGGTGCCGACAAATATGCATGGACATTACCAACCGGAGCAACGATCACCTCAGGCGACTCAACGTCCAGCATCTATGTTAATTTCGGCACAAATGCGGTAACCGGAAACATTACAGTTGCGGGGAAGAATATGTGTGGCTTAGGCACATCATCTTCCTTCCCTGTTACCGTGAAACCAATTCCCGACCCTGCAGGTGTTATTACCGGTATTACCAATGCATGTGAAGGAGCTGTGGGAGTTATATACACCGTACCCACAATAAATAATGCCACAGGTTACACATGGGATGTTTCATCAATGGGCGCAGTTATCGCGAGCGGACAAGGCACCAACAGTATTACTGTTAATTTCCCTGTAAGTGTTGCTGTGAGCGGCGACATAACAGTATATGGAACGAACGGAAACGGATGCGGTGATGGAACAGCCGCTATACTGCATGTTAACGTAAACAGCGTTCCCGGTGCCGCGGGTTCTATCTCGGGCCCGGCAACAATTACTTCTTGTCCGCTGGTAAATGGAGCGATATACTCCATCCCTCTCGTAAACGGGGCAACTTCCTATACATGGACGGTTCCGGCCGGGGTGAATATAACTGCGGGAAGTACATCTAACAGTATTACCGTTAACTATACTTCAAATGCAGTATCAGGTAATATTACGGTGAACGGGGTTAACTCCTGCGGCAATGGTGCAATTTCCACTTTACCAATAGATGTGCAGGGTACAGTGCAGCAAAGCATTTGTCTTGTTACTGTGGATTCAACTTCTAATTACAACATCGTAACATGGCAAAAACCTTTAATTGCCAACATTGACAGTTTCATCATTTATCGCGAAGTGGCGGGGCTCGGATATACGCGTGTGGGAAGCCAAAAGTACGGTGTATCGAGTGAATTTGCTGATTCCGTGTATGTTCCTAAAGCGGATCCAAACACCACTAACTTCCGCTATAAGGTAACAGTCCATGATTCCTGCGGAAACGAGGGCGACATTAATCTTACTAATTACCATGGTTCAATATTCCTGCAAACTAATCTTGGAGTGGCCAATGCGATCAACATGAGCTGGATCCAGTATTCAGGTGCTACGGTGAACATGTACCGTATCATGCGCGATACTACGGGAACAGGATTGAACTTTAAAGCAATTGACTCCGTTCCGGGCTCGAACTCAGTTTATACTGACTACCCGCCTGTTACATCAACACAGGTTGCATACAAACTGGAAACGATCTGGAACCTCACTTGCTCGGCGCCAAATCTGAAAACCGCGGCGATCGTTAAATCAGTTTCAAATATCAAAAATGTATCATTGACAGTTACCGGTATTACCGAATCGGCGCTTGATAAAGAGATTACTGTTTACCCGAACCCTGCGAAGGGGTTACTTAACGTAGATTACCCGAATGTTAAACAGCAATATACCTTTACCATTCATAACATGGTCGGACAGGTAATGACTGAAATAAGATCAGAGGATATTTCACCGGGTCAATATAAACGCACTCAACAGATCGATATTTCGAACTTACCTGCCGGTGTTTACATGTTAAATATCTCATTGCCAGATGTAAGACTGATCAAAAAATTGGTTATTAATTAA
- a CDS encoding SpoIIE family protein phosphatase translates to MNGSIVNSIYQDKKGVIWIGTEEGGLNRFDGRNFTCYTKKNGLPGNLVKAICEDSVGDIWFSLDELGAGRFDGKNFTFYSDKNGLPDNKVNSIYRDREGNIWFCTNTGLARYDGKKFTYITTKDGLPTNEIFCMIQDRIGNYWFGTRKAGICKYDGKKIDVFTKQNGLSDNSVYCLEEDNNGNLWIGTIVGGVNLFDGKKFRSFKISAGVDEALILDICKDKHNNIWIATDQQGLVKYSQRQFSQITDANGLTSNFILSICNDYEGKLWIGTGGGGINILHNEAMLYYSEKNGLASNSLFTIKRNSNNDLLVFTEKGINIVRENKISKFTELKELKDVMVITESPDQQKGLWLGTRGSGIIYLEAEAGSYLFKRSFLKLGNTPLNNPISKIIATKNNDIVAASFGDGVFIINKDSIVHLDSKNHLPTNNILTLYEDRSGNIWIGTFQKGLIKYDGKTFHTYDASNGLAGNTVQTITEDNFGNLYFGSDEDGFTVLSKEKFITINSKSGLCSDNITTLYFDSFAYLWVGTNKGANKITFDENFNIKSNKYFGEQQGLKSIEIPNDGITQDKDGLIWMCTNDGLVRYNPLLDYINNAPPKLVLNNIQLLYQNLDTAKLGLHIDRKTGLPSTLVLPHNKSQLTFYFQAISIDVVKYSHILEGQDNDWSPLTTENYVTYSNINPGSYTFKVKAINSDGYWSDNIIEYTFTIDPPWYKTWWFYTVSVLSIITGTVGFVQFKTKQLKKQKLILEQKVTERTVELKKSNDHLSVALTDISDSINYAKRIQNAILPLTQEFKQILPNSFILFYPRNVVSGDFYWFLDKEDKLFVAAVDCTGHGVPGAFMSMIGTSLLNEIAKQENISNAAEILDHLNIQLRKALKQDRESFESKDGMDLAICVIDKKNLTVDYAGAKRPIFVGKKNTGSYELQQIKGDRYSIGGMEIEKNFRFTNHSLKLGKGDRFYILSDGFVDQFGGEQGKKLTTKRFEQHLLSIQSKPITSHHDELSDLLRAWQGNNEQVDDILVIGIEL, encoded by the coding sequence TTGAACGGATCAATCGTTAATTCAATATACCAAGATAAAAAAGGCGTTATCTGGATAGGAACCGAAGAAGGTGGCCTGAATCGTTTCGATGGACGAAATTTCACCTGTTATACCAAAAAGAACGGCCTGCCAGGAAATCTTGTAAAAGCTATCTGCGAAGATTCGGTTGGTGACATTTGGTTTAGCTTAGATGAACTGGGCGCAGGCCGGTTTGATGGCAAAAACTTCACTTTTTATTCCGATAAAAACGGATTGCCGGACAACAAAGTGAATTCAATATACAGGGATAGGGAAGGAAATATCTGGTTTTGTACCAACACCGGGCTGGCCCGCTATGATGGGAAAAAATTTACATATATAACAACAAAAGATGGTCTGCCAACGAATGAGATCTTCTGTATGATCCAGGACCGAATCGGCAATTATTGGTTCGGTACAAGAAAAGCCGGGATATGTAAATATGATGGCAAAAAAATAGACGTGTTTACCAAACAAAACGGGTTAAGTGACAACTCGGTATACTGCCTTGAAGAAGACAATAATGGAAACCTTTGGATCGGCACGATCGTGGGGGGAGTCAACCTTTTTGATGGAAAAAAATTTCGCTCTTTTAAAATTTCAGCAGGTGTTGATGAGGCTCTGATCCTCGACATCTGCAAAGACAAGCACAACAATATATGGATCGCTACCGACCAGCAGGGACTTGTTAAATATTCACAAAGACAGTTCAGCCAGATAACAGACGCGAACGGACTGACCTCTAACTTCATACTCAGCATTTGTAACGATTACGAAGGAAAACTATGGATCGGAACAGGAGGAGGCGGAATTAATATATTGCATAATGAAGCCATGCTTTATTATAGCGAAAAAAACGGATTAGCTTCAAACAGCCTTTTCACCATCAAACGTAATTCCAACAACGACCTTTTAGTGTTTACCGAAAAAGGAATAAATATCGTGAGGGAAAATAAAATTTCAAAGTTCACCGAGCTTAAAGAGCTTAAAGATGTTATGGTAATAACCGAAAGCCCTGATCAACAAAAGGGTTTGTGGCTGGGAACGCGCGGAAGCGGAATTATTTATCTTGAAGCCGAAGCTGGTTCTTATCTTTTTAAAAGATCGTTTTTAAAATTAGGTAACACCCCATTAAACAATCCTATTTCAAAGATTATTGCGACAAAAAACAATGATATAGTTGCCGCTTCTTTCGGTGACGGGGTTTTTATAATTAATAAAGATTCCATCGTCCACTTGGACTCGAAAAATCACCTTCCCACCAATAACATTCTTACACTTTACGAAGACAGGTCGGGAAATATATGGATAGGAACATTTCAGAAAGGCCTTATAAAATACGACGGGAAAACATTTCATACCTATGATGCCTCCAATGGTTTAGCCGGTAATACTGTACAAACCATCACTGAAGATAATTTTGGCAACCTGTATTTTGGAAGTGATGAAGACGGATTCACAGTTCTATCTAAAGAGAAATTTATTACAATAAATTCAAAAAGCGGCTTGTGTTCTGACAATATCACAACCCTTTACTTCGACAGCTTCGCCTACTTATGGGTAGGCACAAACAAAGGAGCAAACAAGATCACATTTGATGAGAATTTTAATATCAAATCCAATAAATACTTCGGCGAGCAGCAGGGTTTAAAAAGTATTGAGATACCCAATGATGGAATTACACAGGATAAAGATGGACTTATATGGATGTGTACCAATGACGGCCTTGTACGCTACAATCCCTTGCTGGACTATATAAACAACGCCCCTCCTAAACTGGTACTAAACAACATACAACTGCTGTATCAGAACCTGGATACCGCGAAACTTGGTTTGCATATCGACCGCAAAACCGGATTGCCGTCCACCCTGGTTCTACCGCATAACAAAAGTCAGCTTACATTTTATTTTCAGGCCATTAGTATTGATGTTGTAAAATATTCACATATACTCGAAGGCCAGGATAATGACTGGTCGCCGCTTACAACAGAAAATTATGTCACCTACTCTAACATCAACCCCGGCAGCTATACATTTAAAGTAAAAGCGATCAACAGCGACGGGTATTGGAGCGACAATATAATTGAATATACATTCACTATTGATCCGCCCTGGTACAAAACTTGGTGGTTTTATACTGTATCTGTGCTGTCAATCATTACCGGAACAGTTGGTTTTGTTCAGTTCAAAACAAAACAGCTTAAAAAACAAAAATTAATACTTGAACAAAAAGTCACCGAACGCACTGTTGAATTGAAAAAATCCAACGACCACCTCTCGGTGGCATTAACTGACATCAGCGACAGTATTAATTATGCAAAACGGATACAGAACGCAATATTGCCTCTGACCCAGGAATTCAAACAAATTTTACCCAACTCTTTTATTCTTTTTTACCCCCGCAATGTAGTTAGCGGCGATTTTTACTGGTTTCTTGATAAAGAAGACAAATTATTTGTAGCGGCTGTAGACTGCACCGGACACGGTGTTCCAGGCGCATTCATGAGTATGATCGGAACATCATTGCTAAACGAGATCGCCAAGCAGGAAAATATATCCAACGCGGCCGAAATACTCGATCATTTAAATATTCAACTGCGCAAAGCGTTAAAACAGGACCGCGAAAGTTTTGAGTCGAAAGACGGGATGGACCTGGCTATATGCGTGATCGATAAAAAAAATCTGACAGTTGATTATGCCGGTGCCAAACGCCCGATATTTGTTGGAAAGAAAAACACAGGCAGCTATGAACTGCAACAAATCAAAGGCGACCGCTATTCCATCGGGGGCATGGAAATTGAAAAAAATTTCCGCTTCACAAACCATTCACTGAAGCTTGGCAAGGGCGATCGTTTCTATATTCTCTCCGACGGCTTTGTGGACCAGTTTGGCGGCGAACAGGGTAAAAAACTCACTACCAAACGTTTCGAGCAGCACCTGTTGTCAATCCAATCCAAACCAATAACATCACACCATGATGAGTTAAGCGACCTGCTGAGAGCCTGGCAGGGCAATAATGAGCAGGTGGATGATATACTCGTGATAGGTATTGAACTGTAA